The segment CCGCTCGCACTGGTCCGAGATCGAAAAGCAGCATGATGCCAAGTCGGTGCTTGTCTCTCTCTTGCAAGTCATGTTTCCATTTGTTGGCAGCGCCACTGCATTCTTGGCTGCAGCTGTCGGCGGGGTGCTTGGAATGGTTGGCCTGTTTCAAAAGGGCGGGTCTAAAGTGGCTATTGTTGTAGGATTAGCTTTGGCCGGTATCGCCTTTTTGGTTGCCGTACTGTTTTTCATTGGCATGGGTAATTTTCGCAAGGGTTGAACTGTGATGCGATCGATTAAGATTTTGCTGATGCTCTTAGTGCTGGTGCCGGTATCGGCCTACGCCGCCGACAAGCTGCGCATCGGTTACTCCGGTCTCAGCCCGGCGACGGCGATGTTGTGGGTCGCGCAGGAAGGCAGGCTCTTCGAGAAAAATGGACTCAGCGCCGAAGTGCTGTTTCTGCGCAACAATCTCGGCCAGTCGGCGATGATCGCCGGCGAGATCGATATGTGCAGTTACTCGGCGAGCCTGATGGCGCCGGCGCGGGTGCAGGGGGCGGATTTAGTCATGATCGTCAGCTTTCAGCAAAAGCTCAATTATCGGCTGGTGGTGCGGCCGGAGATTCGCACGCTGGCGGAATTGAAAGGCAAGGTGCTCGGCGTCACTCGTTACGGTACGGTGAACGATGCGACCATGCGGCTGCTGATTAGCAAGCTCGGTCTCGATCCTGACCGCGATGTTCGGTTGATTCAAGTCGGCGATTCGGCGCCGGTGGTGGCGACTTCATTGATCGCCGGCAAAACTTTCGACGGCGGGCTGCTGCAGCCGCCTTATTATAACAAGGCGGTGGAGTCTGGGTTTCGCGTGTTCGCCAACATGGAAGAAATGGACATCCCATTTCAACAGGTGGGGCTCAACACGACGCAGCGTATGATCGCCAAGAGTCCTGACACAGTTCGCCGTGTGGTCAAGTCGATCGTCGAAGGCGTACAATTGATTCGTATCAATCCCGGCGTGGCCAAGCGCGCCATCGCTCGCTACATGCAGATCAAAGACGAGAAAGTGCTTGAGGAATCCTATCAGCAGTTGAAAGGGATTGCGGAGACCAAGCCGTATCCTTCGGCGGAAGGCTTCAAAACCATCCTTGACGAATTGGCGAAGAAACTTCCCGCCGCGCGCACCGCCAATCCGCGCGAGTTTATGGACGCGCGGTTTCTTCAGGAGTTCGATAAGTCGGGATATATCGACGGGCTTTACAAGTAAGCGAAGAGACGGATTTGTCTTACCACAGAGCGCACAGCGATCACAGAGTCCGGAAGGTTTGGTAGGGGCGGGTTTTAAACCCGCCCTCCGGTTTACGCTGTGTCAATCTTGCGGTCGCAATCCCAACCATCGACAGCAAGGCGGAAAAGATGCTAAGTTTTTTGCGCTTGCAACGAATTTCCATGAATCGCATAGGAGCAAGACTATGAGTAAACTATTTCTGACGTTGATCGTGGCGCTCTATCTCGCGACCATAGAGCCCGCGGCCTTTGGCGCGCAGCCGGCGGTGCAGTTGCCGGAGGGCGACGGCAAGCCGCATGTGCAAGGACTGTGCGCGACCTGTCATGAACTCAATCTGATCCCGCGCAGTTCCGGTTACACGCGCGCCGGCTGGCAAGAATTGATCGGTAACATGATCAACATCGCCGGCACGCCGGCGGAGGATGCCATCACCCAATATCTAGCGAAGCATTTCCCGCCGAACACGAATCTGCAACCGACCTTGGTGCCGGGGCCGATATCGATCAGTTTTAAGGAATGGAAAGTGCCGCAGTTGGGCCAGCGCGCTCGCGATCCAGTGCAGACGGCCGACGGTTCGATTTGGTATTGCGGGCAGTTCGGCAACCTCGTCGGGCGGATCAATCCCAAGACCGGCGAAGTTTCGGAGTACGCTTTGCCGGACAAAGCTTTGCCGCATAGCATCACGCCGGATCGCGACGGCAATATTTGGTACACCGGCAATGGCAACGGTACGGTGGGCAAGCTCGACGTGAAAACCGGTAAAATCACGGAATATAAAATGCCCGACCCCAACGCCAAAGATCCTCACACCGCTGTCTTCGACGAAAAGGGCCGGCTGTTTTTCACTTTGCAGGTGAGCAACATGATCGGCCGCTTGGTGCCGTCCACCGGCGAGATTAAATTGGCAACGGTGGCGCGAAAAAATTCTCGGCCCTACGGCATCAAGTTGGCCGCCGATGGCTCGCTGTGGGTTTCATGCAACGGCAGCAACTGTTTGTTGAAAATCGATCCGGAAACCCTGGCGATCCGGGAATTCGATCTGCCCGAAGGCACCACCGTGCGCCGTCTCGACCTCGCCAAGGACGGCACGATCTGGTATGTCAACTCCGGCCTGGGCCGACTCGGACGGATGGACCCAAAGACCGGCCAGTATAAAGAGTGGATGTCACCGAGCGGGGCGAAGTCGCATCCTTACGCCATCGCGGTGGTCGACGGTATGGTTTGGTTCAACGAATCGGGAATGCGCCCCGATCCGCTAGTGCGCTTCGATCCGACCACGGAAAAATTTCAGAGCTGGCCGATCCCGTCGGGCAATATCTACGGCGGCATCCTGCGCCATATGCGCCCGACCAAAGACGGCAACCTGCTGATTCACCAGACCAGCACCAACCGGATCTACGAGGTCGAAGTGAAGTCGGGCGCGCGGCGGGTGGCGAACTAGGCGGCGCGCATCGATCCAGTTTTCCTGAGGGCTCCCGCGCCACTTAGTTGGCGCGGGAGCCCTTGTTAATTTGCCAGAAAAAAACTCCACTACCAACTCTTGTCACCGAGCGCGCCAGTCTAGTATGTAGCTTACATCCCAGGTTTCGATTTATTGTGAAGAAAGCGCGGAGCTCTTATGGCAGATAGGCCAACAACCACCGACGAAGGCGCCGCGGTCGCGAAAATCCTCATCGGTCTCGTCAACGAGTGCGACACCGACGTGGATGTCTACCACGCGATCCCGACGATTTCACCGATGAATTGAAAGCCAAGCTCGCGCCTGGGCAGCGGCGCGAGATGACGGTCGGGCTTGACGATTGCTTGATCGCCAAGGTCGGCGATCAGTTAGTTGGCGAGTATGGCGTCTGCGCCGAGCTGCGCTTGTGGCGCCTGCGAGCGGGTGACGCCCGGCGCGGGCTGCACTGTCAGATCATCGTCGCCAATCAGCGCGGCCAGGCGGTGCGCTTGGTTTACACGGATGGGGCCGACGGCGCGACAAAATCCCACGCGGAACTACCGCCGGGGGAAAGACTGGTCGTGGATGCCATGACCGGCGACTACTGGGAAGCGATGATTGGCGCGCGCGTGGTGTCGGCCTATCAGCCGAGCTGGCGCTTGCCGGTCTGGAATATCATCGATGTCGATTGCGAATTCGTACCGGAACTGCCGGTCTTTGATTACACGGATCTGAACGATACCGAAGAACCGCGACAAATCGACTTGCCCGCCGTCGGCGAAGTCAAAGCGGTCATGGTGTTTGTCGATTTTCCGGATTTCCAACCACCCGTTAGTCCGCAGGCGGCCAGAGATGCGATCGTCGGCTAGGCTGAGGACTGGTTTCGTGTGGAGTCCTACGGCCGATTGCAGTTCTCGGTGGACACTCCCGTGCTCGCTTGGCGGCGCATGCCGAAGCCGGCCACCGAATATAAGTCTATCGGCAGCTGCGCCGCGGATCATGCTTCGTATATCACGACGGCGCTGGCGCAGTTCCGCGCGGTTGAGATCGATTTTTCCCAATACCAAATCGTTTACATCGTTGCCGCGAAGACACCGGAGGATCCGAAGTATGACGGCGTCTTAGCGAACTCGCCGACGCTCAGCAATGGCCAGAATATCCCAACCAACAATGGGGTGGTCAAACATGTGGTGACCTTTGGCCGTGACGCTTATTGGCGCAGCTTCCGCGTGCTGGTGCACGAGACCGGTCATCTGTTCGGGCTACCGGATCTCTACCTGTTTCATCCGACGGAACAGAAACCACACCTCGGTCCCGCAGGCGTCTGGGATATCATGTGCGTCCTTGACGGCGGGCGTCATTTTCTCGGCTGGCATAGGTATAAACTTGACTGGCTCGACGAGTCCCAGCTGGTTTACTTCAACTCCGGCGAGTTGACACTTAGCCTGACTACGATGGAAACCGCTCAAGGGATCAAACTGATCGTTCTGCCGAGTGAGTACTCGTCGCAGCTCTATGTCGTCGAAGTTGCCCAGGAGCTCGGCGAGGACGGAACCTTTCGCGACAAGGGGATAGTGCTTTACGCCGTGGATGGGGCGGTGGGAACCGGCCATAAACCGCTAGAAGTCATTCATTGCGGCGCGGCCGTGGATGATACGAACATCGGTCTGCGCTGCGGCGATTTCCTGGCGCCTGGCGAAAGCCATGTGATCGCATTAGCAAACGCTAGCCGGGTGGAAATTTCTAACAACCGGAAGGCCGAGGATGGTTTCGAGGTCACGGTTCGAGTAACTGGTTCACAGCTGGGAGCTTCGGTTAAACCGGTGAACTGTAGCCATTGCGGTCGGCCGATGCGCGGATAAATTCGATTGCGCTGGCGGTTTTCAAACTCGCTGGACGAAACCGTTTGAAATGCTAGGTGTCTCATCAAGACTAAATCACCAATCGGAGAGAATTAATTTATGATCATCGATGCCGATGCCCATATCGAAGAGTCCGAGGCAATGTTCGAGCGCTTGGACAAAGAGTTCCGTCCACGCCGGCCGTTGCCGGTGCGACTTGAGCGCGACACGGTGTACGGCCGCTACAACGCCGTCTGGCTGATCGACGGCGAGACTTATCCGAAGCTGGTCGGCAAGGGCGGGACGATTTTTCGCACGCCGACGCTGATGGAAGCGGCGACCCAGAAGCGCGAGAGCATCGGCGCCCAGGAGATCACCGATGTCGCGGCGCGGCTCGGCGACATGGACAAGGTGAAGATCGATGTTCAAGTTGTCTTCCCAAGTTTGTTTCTGACCCATTCTGCCGAAGATGTGAAATTAGAAGCGGCGCTCTTGCGCGCTTATAATTCGTTTCTCGGCGAATGCGCTAGCGCTTCGAAGAATCGCATCCGCTTCGCCGCCCTGGTGCCGATCCGCGATGTCGAAGCATCGATCCAGGAAATCAAACGTGCGGCAAAGATCGGTGCCGCGGCGGTGACGTTGCAAGGCATGGCGTGGGATAAATTGCTCGGCGATGAAAGTTTGTTTCCCTTCTACCAGGCCGCGGCCGATCTGAATCTGCCGATCTGCGTTCATCTCGGCTGGGGCTGTCCGGCGCTGACGCGCATATTCGATGCGACGACGAATTTTTACAGCGCGATCCTGCCGGTGGTGATGGGCTTCAACAGCATCATGAGTTCGGCGGCCTTCGAGAAGATTCCCAATCTACGTTTCAGTTTTTTGGAAGCCGGCGCCGCGTGGATTCCGTTTCTGCTCAAACAAGTGCGGCGCGACAACATGCGGCGCAAGCTGGCCAGAGATCCCGTCGAGTATTTCCAAACTGGCCGAGTATTCGTCAGCGCTGAGCCGGACGAAGATTTGACCGGCATCGCCGCATTGGTGGGCAAGATTCCTTCGTCCTCGGCTCCGACTATCCCCACGGCGATCCGTCGCGCCAAGAAGACATGGTCGCGGAGTTTCGCGAGCGCAAGGACTTGTCGCAAACGATGGTCGAAAAGATGCTGTCGGATAATCCCAGGCGGCTGTACGGGCTATAAGACCAGGCTGAA is part of the Deltaproteobacteria bacterium genome and harbors:
- a CDS encoding ABC transporter substrate-binding protein; this translates as MMRSIKILLMLLVLVPVSAYAADKLRIGYSGLSPATAMLWVAQEGRLFEKNGLSAEVLFLRNNLGQSAMIAGEIDMCSYSASLMAPARVQGADLVMIVSFQQKLNYRLVVRPEIRTLAELKGKVLGVTRYGTVNDATMRLLISKLGLDPDRDVRLIQVGDSAPVVATSLIAGKTFDGGLLQPPYYNKAVESGFRVFANMEEMDIPFQQVGLNTTQRMIAKSPDTVRRVVKSIVEGVQLIRINPGVAKRAIARYMQIKDEKVLEESYQQLKGIAETKPYPSAEGFKTILDELAKKLPAARTANPREFMDARFLQEFDKSGYIDGLYK
- a CDS encoding cytochrome C; the encoded protein is MSKLFLTLIVALYLATIEPAAFGAQPAVQLPEGDGKPHVQGLCATCHELNLIPRSSGYTRAGWQELIGNMINIAGTPAEDAITQYLAKHFPPNTNLQPTLVPGPISISFKEWKVPQLGQRARDPVQTADGSIWYCGQFGNLVGRINPKTGEVSEYALPDKALPHSITPDRDGNIWYTGNGNGTVGKLDVKTGKITEYKMPDPNAKDPHTAVFDEKGRLFFTLQVSNMIGRLVPSTGEIKLATVARKNSRPYGIKLAADGSLWVSCNGSNCLLKIDPETLAIREFDLPEGTTVRRLDLAKDGTIWYVNSGLGRLGRMDPKTGQYKEWMSPSGAKSHPYAIAVVDGMVWFNESGMRPDPLVRFDPTTEKFQSWPIPSGNIYGGILRHMRPTKDGNLLIHQTSTNRIYEVEVKSGARRVAN